The nucleotide window GCCCCGACTGCCCCGCTCCAGCGCGTCGATCCAGCCTCGTACCGCGTCAAGATCATCACCGATGTCGGCCGCCTTCGGACCACGCAACGGCAGATCGATCGGCTCGAACTCCCCGCCACGGGCCAAGATTGCCAGCAGCTCGCCACTGTCCCACCGGCGTAGCACCTTGGTCTTGAGGTCGGTCGGAGACGTCCATCCTGATCGCGATTTCATGATCACGCCACCCGTATGATCAAGTACCTGCTGCTGATGATCATGACCCCTCGGTGATCACGCCGAGGGTCCCCGGTGGGCCCGGAATTCCTCGATGGTGAGCATCCGCAGCCGGGAGTAGTTGCCGTCCGGGTTGTCCACGAAGCCGATGGTCTGCACGTACGGTTCGATCACGTGCACCTTCTGCAGCGGCGTCACGATCAGCAGTTGGAGGCCGAGCTTGTTGAACAGATCCAGGGCGTAGCGGGTGGAGGCGTCCGAGCCACGGCCGAACGCTTCGTCGATCACCGCGAAGCGGAAGTCGCGGGCCTTGTCCACGCCCCACTCCAGGCCGAACTGGTAGGCCAGCGAGGCGGCCAGGATGGTGTAGGCGAGCTTCTCCTTCTGGCCGCCGGACTTGCCGTCGGAGTCGCTGTAGTGCTCCCACTCGGCGTCGGTCGTGCTGTCACGTTCGGAGGCGGAGAAGGTGAACCAGTTGCGGACGTCGGTGACCCGCCGGGTCCACGCCTTGTCGGCGTCGGCGTGTGAGTCGCGGCCGCGGAAGCGCTCGATCAGCTGCTGCACCTGATTGAACCGCTGCTCGGAGTAGCGTTCCTCGTCCGGGCCGAGTACGTCGTCGGTGGCCGCACGCAGATCGGTCCGGAAGGCCTGCACCTCCTGATTGTTGGTGCGTTCGGCGACCAGCATGATGTAGCGGCCCGGGTTGTACGGGATCGCGCCGAGCGCCTCGTTGATCCGCTCCACCCGGGCGCCGATCTCCTCGGACTTGCGTCGCAGCCAGTTGTTGAAGCCGGCCAGCTCGCGGATCGTGTTGGTGTTCAGCTGCCGCTTGAACTCGTCCTCGAACGCCGGCAGGTCGTCGTTGGCCACCCGCTCGGCGAAGGCGCAGTAGTCCCGCCGTGCTTCGACGTCGACGTCCATCTCCGAGGACGCTTCCGGCCAGCGCTGGTGGAATTCGTTCATCGACTCCAGCAGGTTCTTGCTGAAGCCGGCCAGCGACTTGTTGAGCTTGTCGATGTCATCCTGCAACGCGTCCTTCAACCGGGCGGCGGTTCGCTCGCAGGCGTCCGGGTCGGAGGGCAGGTCGTTGCCGAGACGTTCGGCCAGGCCGGGATAGGACTGGCGGGCACGTTCGCGAAGCTCGGCCGGCAGGTCGGCCAGGAAGTCCTCCTCGGCTTCCCGTGCCGCGGTGGCTCGGTCGATCCGGTCGCCGAGCACGCCGATCTTGACCCGGGTCCGCTGCAGCCGGTTCTCGGCCTCGCTGAGCCTGACGGCCAGCGCCGCCAACAGCCGTTCGATCTCCTCCAGTCGGGTCGAGCCGGCCAGCAGCCGATCGCGCTCCTGCCGTGCGTTCGCCGCCTCGGCGGCGCTGTCCTCCCAGGCGAAGTCGGTCCACGGGGCACTGAGCTGGCCGGCGAGTTGGCGCAGCTCACCCAGACGGTCGGTGAGCCGGGTGCGTTCGGCGGCCAATTCATCACGCCGCTCGGTCAGCGCGAGGCTGTCGGCCTGCAGCCCGAGCAGCTGTTCGGTCAGCGCCTCGATCTTGCGCTCGTTGGCCCAGCCGAGCACCCAGGTGCGTGGGTCGTCGACCCGGCTGCGGTCGTCCTTCTCGTGCCGATCCCGGGAGCGGACCTGGCCCTGCCGGGTCACCGCGTACGACGCGGTGCGGAACTCCTCGATCGTGTCCGCACACCGGTAGCCCGCCCGCCGGACCAGCTGGGCGCGCAGGTAGTCCTCGAAGTCACCCGGCGCGACCTCCAGGGTGTCGGCCAGCATCAACCCGTCGGCCTGCTCACCCCGGACGCGAACCTGGCGCGGCGCGACCAGCTCGTACACCAATCGCAGGCCACGCTCCCGGCCGTCGTCGCGGCGGAAGCTCAGCCGATGACCGTTCACCCAGTCCGAGACGGCGGGGTAGTGCTGCTGCGGCACCAACAGCGACAGCGCGAAACCGCGCAGCACCCGCTCGGCGGCACCCCGCCAGGGCTGATACTCCTCGGCGACGTCGATCAGCTCTCCGGCGAACGGCAACGTCCCGGTGGTCAGCCCGAGCTCGGCACACAACTGCTCCCGGATCGCGAGCTGTTCGGCCGGCAGGTTGGTGCGTCGACCGGCCAAACTCTCCAGCTCCGTACGGAGTTCGGCGCCCTGCCGGTCGAGCTCGCGGCGCCGTACCTCGAGATCGGCCAGCTCGCCGTCCAATTCGGGCCGGCGGATCTGCAGCGGTTGCTGCTCCGCGGCGATCCGGTCCGCCAGCCGCGCGTAGCCGTCCCGGTCGTCGACCGGCGAGAGCCCGGCGGCCGCCACTTGCCGATCGAGTCCGTCGCGGCGCGCCGTGCGGGTTGCCGTCGCGGCCTCGGCGTCGGTGATCAGCCGTTCCAATTCGCCGAGTCGGTCACCGCCGGCCCCGCGACGTTCGTCCCGAAGTTGATCTTGCTGCTGCTGCAGGGATTGCCGCTGCGACTGCTCGGTCTCGGCGCGACGTTCCAGTTGGCCCCGTTCACCGAGCGCGGTGTCGATCTGTTCGGTCAGCAGGTCGCGGCGCAACTCGGCGAAGTAGCAGCGGGACGCGTCGCGCTGCTGCTCCAACCCGGTCCGCCGCTGCTGCGCCTCGTCGTAG belongs to Microlunatus elymi and includes:
- a CDS encoding ATP-binding protein encodes the protein MTDQPSFSSDRGDGEPGFDAAPGLFGPGELTASKAGFRLHQLEVFNWGTFDRRIWRLSPAGDTGLLTGDIGSGKSTLVDALTTLLLPAHRIAYNKAAGAETRERTLRSYVLGHYKSERVESTGNTRAVGLRDHTSYSVILGVFINDGYGETVTLAQVFHQKDPRAGQPDRFFVTSDKQLSIDADFTDFGTNLNDLRRRLRSAGAAISTTYPDYSRQLRKMLGIKSDQALELFGQTVSMKSVGNLNEFVRSHMLEPVDATDRINAVINHFEDLTKAHEAVRRAREQLAVLEPLAATARRYDEAQQRRTGLEQQRDASRCYFAELRRDLLTEQIDTALGERGQLERRAETEQSQRQSLQQQQDQLRDERRGAGGDRLGELERLITDAEAATATRTARRDGLDRQVAAAGLSPVDDRDGYARLADRIAAEQQPLQIRRPELDGELADLEVRRRELDRQGAELRTELESLAGRRTNLPAEQLAIREQLCAELGLTTGTLPFAGELIDVAEEYQPWRGAAERVLRGFALSLLVPQQHYPAVSDWVNGHRLSFRRDDGRERGLRLVYELVAPRQVRVRGEQADGLMLADTLEVAPGDFEDYLRAQLVRRAGYRCADTIEEFRTASYAVTRQGQVRSRDRHEKDDRSRVDDPRTWVLGWANERKIEALTEQLLGLQADSLALTERRDELAAERTRLTDRLGELRQLAGQLSAPWTDFAWEDSAAEAANARQERDRLLAGSTRLEEIERLLAALAVRLSEAENRLQRTRVKIGVLGDRIDRATAAREAEEDFLADLPAELRERARQSYPGLAERLGNDLPSDPDACERTAARLKDALQDDIDKLNKSLAGFSKNLLESMNEFHQRWPEASSEMDVDVEARRDYCAFAERVANDDLPAFEDEFKRQLNTNTIRELAGFNNWLRRKSEEIGARVERINEALGAIPYNPGRYIMLVAERTNNQEVQAFRTDLRAATDDVLGPDEERYSEQRFNQVQQLIERFRGRDSHADADKAWTRRVTDVRNWFTFSASERDSTTDAEWEHYSDSDGKSGGQKEKLAYTILAASLAYQFGLEWGVDKARDFRFAVIDEAFGRGSDASTRYALDLFNKLGLQLLIVTPLQKVHVIEPYVQTIGFVDNPDGNYSRLRMLTIEEFRAHRGPSA